The proteins below are encoded in one region of Citrobacter enshiensis:
- a CDS encoding alpha-keto acid decarboxylase family protein, which produces MKTLYSIADYLLDRLAGCGINHLFGVPGDYNLQFLDHVIEHPEVRWVGCANELNAAYAADGYARVAGAGALLTTFGVGELSAINGIAGSYAEFVPVLHIVGAPCQGAQRKRELMHHTLGDGDFQHFYRMSQSVTVASAILDEQNACHEIDRVLREMLTERRPGYLMLPADVARSPATPFANALTVTPSEPDSSVVAAFRYHARQRLMNSPRVALLADFLALRFGLQPVLQRWMAETPMAHATLLMGKGLFDEQHPHFVGTYSASASSEYVRQAIEDVDMTICVGTRFIDTLTAGFSQQLPQERTIDVQPHASRVGNTWFSGLSMEQAVTTLRELCLELSFSPPPDRPPVARTRVEKGPLTQENFWHTLQKYLVPGDIVLADQGTAAFGAASLSLPAGVDVLVQPLWGSIGYSLPAAFGAQTAAPDRRVILITGDGAAQLTIQELGSMMRNGQAPIVLVLNNDGYTVERAIHGENQRYNDIANWNWTQVPHALNAEGQAECWRVTQAVQLDEVLERLKYPQRLSLIEVMLPKADLPDLLRTLTRSLEAHNGA; this is translated from the coding sequence ATGAAAACCCTCTATTCAATCGCGGATTATCTGCTGGACAGACTGGCAGGTTGCGGTATCAACCATCTTTTTGGTGTGCCGGGCGATTATAATTTGCAGTTTCTCGACCATGTTATTGAGCACCCCGAGGTACGTTGGGTTGGGTGTGCAAACGAACTGAACGCCGCCTATGCTGCCGATGGTTACGCCCGGGTAGCAGGGGCAGGGGCGTTACTGACAACATTTGGCGTTGGTGAATTAAGCGCCATCAACGGTATTGCGGGAAGCTACGCAGAGTTTGTCCCCGTCTTGCATATTGTGGGGGCGCCTTGCCAGGGCGCACAGCGAAAGAGGGAGTTGATGCACCACACCCTTGGCGACGGTGATTTTCAGCACTTTTACCGTATGAGCCAGTCGGTAACGGTTGCCAGCGCCATACTGGATGAACAAAACGCCTGTCATGAAATTGACCGCGTACTGCGTGAAATGCTGACCGAGCGGCGACCCGGTTATCTGATGCTTCCCGCAGACGTGGCCAGATCGCCTGCGACGCCGTTTGCAAATGCGCTCACGGTAACGCCGTCTGAGCCAGACAGCAGCGTCGTGGCGGCGTTTCGCTACCATGCCCGCCAGCGGTTGATGAACAGCCCACGGGTCGCATTGTTAGCTGATTTTCTGGCATTGCGTTTTGGCTTGCAGCCGGTGCTTCAACGCTGGATGGCGGAGACACCCATGGCGCATGCCACCTTATTGATGGGAAAAGGGCTGTTTGATGAGCAGCATCCGCATTTCGTCGGCACCTACAGCGCCAGCGCCAGCAGTGAATATGTGCGTCAGGCGATAGAGGATGTCGATATGACCATTTGTGTCGGCACCCGATTTATTGACACGCTGACCGCCGGTTTCAGTCAGCAGCTCCCGCAGGAACGCACTATTGACGTCCAGCCTCATGCCTCGCGAGTGGGCAATACCTGGTTCAGCGGCCTTTCTATGGAACAGGCCGTCACCACATTACGAGAATTGTGCCTGGAGTTGTCTTTTTCCCCGCCTCCAGATCGTCCTCCTGTTGCGCGTACGCGGGTAGAAAAGGGTCCACTGACGCAGGAAAATTTCTGGCATACGCTGCAGAAGTATCTGGTTCCCGGGGATATCGTGCTTGCCGATCAGGGCACCGCCGCGTTTGGCGCAGCCTCTCTGTCGCTCCCCGCCGGAGTGGACGTGCTGGTACAGCCGCTTTGGGGATCGATTGGCTACTCGCTGCCTGCCGCATTTGGCGCACAAACAGCCGCTCCTGACCGCCGGGTGATCCTGATAACCGGTGATGGCGCGGCGCAACTGACCATTCAGGAACTGGGGTCAATGATGCGCAATGGGCAGGCGCCGATCGTTTTAGTGCTCAATAATGACGGTTACACCGTGGAACGCGCCATTCACGGGGAGAACCAGCGTTATAACGACATTGCGAACTGGAACTGGACCCAGGTGCCGCATGCGTTGAATGCGGAAGGCCAGGCTGAATGCTGGCGGGTGACGCAGGCCGTTCAACTGGACGAGGTGCTTGAACGGCTGAAATATCCGCAGCGGCTTTCGCTCATCGAAGTCATGTTGCCGAAAGCCGATTTACCGGATCTGTTAAGGACGCTCACCCGCTCGCTGGAGGCGCATAATGGGGCTTAG
- a CDS encoding ion channel protein, translating to MLHPRARTMLALSLPALVIGVVSSLILIAVMKVANALQQILWERLPASLGVAHDSSLWIVGILTLTGIMVGLVIRFSPGHAGPDPATEPLISAPVNPGALPGLLMALILGLAGGVSLGPEHPIMAVNIALAVALGARLFPRIGALDWTILASAGTIGALFGTPVAAALIFSQTLNGTNDIPLWDRLFAPMMAAAAGSLTTSLFFHPHFSLPIAHYAQMQLVDIFSGAIVAAIAIATGMVAVWCLPRLHRLIHRLKNPVLMLGVGGFILGILGVIGGPLTLFKGLDEMQQLAFSQTLGTSDFFMLAVIKLAALVVAAASGFRGGRIFPAVFVGVALGLMLHAHVEAVPAAITVSCAILGLVLVVTRDGWLSLFMAAVVVPNATLLPLLCIVMLPAWLLLAGKPMMIAHRHDE from the coding sequence ATGCTCCATCCGCGAGCCAGAACTATGCTGGCATTATCACTTCCCGCGCTGGTCATCGGGGTCGTATCCAGTCTGATATTAATCGCTGTAATGAAAGTCGCGAACGCGTTACAGCAGATACTGTGGGAACGTCTGCCTGCCAGTCTCGGCGTGGCTCACGACTCATCGCTATGGATTGTCGGCATCCTGACGCTGACCGGGATTATGGTCGGGCTGGTTATCCGCTTCAGTCCTGGCCATGCCGGCCCCGATCCAGCAACAGAGCCTTTGATCAGCGCACCGGTCAACCCAGGCGCACTTCCCGGTTTACTGATGGCGCTGATCCTCGGTCTGGCTGGCGGAGTCAGCCTTGGTCCGGAACATCCCATTATGGCCGTAAATATCGCGTTGGCCGTTGCCCTTGGCGCTCGCCTGTTCCCCCGAATTGGTGCCCTTGACTGGACTATTCTGGCGTCTGCCGGCACCATTGGGGCGTTGTTTGGCACTCCGGTTGCCGCCGCGCTGATATTTTCACAAACGCTGAACGGCACCAACGACATCCCCTTGTGGGATCGCCTGTTTGCTCCCATGATGGCTGCCGCAGCGGGGTCACTCACGACCAGCCTGTTTTTTCATCCTCATTTTTCTTTACCCATTGCCCACTACGCGCAGATGCAACTGGTGGATATCTTCAGTGGTGCGATCGTGGCGGCAATTGCGATAGCGACAGGGATGGTGGCAGTCTGGTGTTTGCCGCGTTTGCACCGCCTGATACATCGGCTGAAAAACCCGGTACTGATGCTGGGCGTCGGCGGCTTTATCCTGGGTATTCTGGGCGTGATCGGTGGACCATTGACCTTATTTAAAGGTCTGGACGAGATGCAGCAACTGGCCTTTAGCCAGACACTAGGCACCTCCGACTTTTTTATGCTCGCGGTGATAAAACTGGCAGCCCTGGTCGTTGCAGCCGCCAGCGGTTTTCGCGGCGGACGGATATTTCCTGCGGTGTTTGTGGGCGTGGCGTTAGGTTTGATGCTGCACGCCCACGTGGAGGCGGTTCCGGCAGCCATCACCGTATCCTGCGCGATTCTTGGGTTGGTACTGGTGGTCACGCGTGACGGCTGGCTGAGCCTGTTTATGGCAGCAGTCGTCGTCCCTAACGCCACCCTGCTGCCATTGTTGTGTATCGTAATGCTCCCGGCGTGGCTATTGCTGGCAGGGAAACCGATGATGATCGCCCATCGTCACGATGAATAA
- the glk gene encoding glucokinase, with product MTKYALVGDVGGTNARLALCDIASGEISQAKTYSGLDYPSLEAVVRVYLDEHSARVEDGCIAIACPVTGDWVAMTNHSWAFSIAEMKKNLGFSHLEIINDFTAVSMAIPMLKKEHLIQFGGAEPVEGKPIAVYGAGTGLGVAHLVHVAKRWVSLPGEGGHVDFAPNSEEEGIILEELRAEIGHVSAERVLSGPGLVNLYRAIVKSDGRLPENLQPKDVTERALADTCIDCRRALSLFCVIMGRFGGNLALTLGTFGGVYIAGGIVPRFLEFFKASGFRGGFEDKGRFKAYVQDIPVYLIVHDNPGLLGSGAHLRQTLGHIL from the coding sequence ATGACAAAGTATGCATTAGTAGGTGATGTCGGCGGCACCAACGCGCGTCTTGCTCTGTGCGATATCGCCAGCGGAGAGATTTCGCAGGCGAAAACCTATTCGGGGCTTGATTACCCGAGCCTGGAAGCCGTTGTACGTGTCTATCTGGATGAGCATAGCGCCAGGGTGGAAGACGGATGTATCGCCATTGCTTGTCCTGTCACCGGTGATTGGGTGGCAATGACCAACCATAGCTGGGCATTTTCTATTGCGGAAATGAAAAAGAATTTGGGGTTCAGCCATCTGGAAATCATCAATGATTTCACCGCCGTGTCGATGGCAATCCCGATGCTGAAAAAAGAGCACTTGATTCAGTTCGGCGGTGCGGAACCTGTTGAAGGTAAGCCCATCGCGGTGTATGGCGCGGGAACCGGCTTAGGCGTGGCGCATTTGGTGCATGTGGCTAAGCGTTGGGTCAGTCTGCCGGGCGAGGGGGGGCACGTTGACTTTGCACCGAACAGTGAAGAAGAAGGCATCATTCTGGAAGAACTGCGCGCCGAAATTGGTCACGTTTCGGCTGAACGTGTGCTGTCAGGCCCAGGTCTTGTGAACTTGTATCGTGCGATTGTGAAATCAGACGGGCGTCTGCCGGAGAATTTGCAACCGAAGGATGTCACTGAGCGCGCGCTGGCGGATACCTGCATTGATTGTCGTCGTGCGCTGTCGTTGTTTTGCGTCATTATGGGGCGCTTCGGCGGCAATCTGGCGCTAACGCTGGGGACCTTTGGCGGTGTCTATATTGCGGGTGGCATCGTGCCGCGTTTCCTGGAGTTCTTTAAAGCATCCGGCTTCCGTGGAGGATTTGAAGATAAAGGCCGTTTCAAAGCCTATGTTCAGGATATTCCTGTCTATCTGATCGTCCATGACAATCCGGGGTTACTCGGCTCCGGCGCGCATCTGCGCCAGACGCTGGGGCATATTCTGTAA
- the ypdB gene encoding two-component system response regulator YpdB — MKVIIVEDEFLAQQELSWLIKEHSQMEIVGTFDDGLDVLKFLQHNRVDAIFLDINIPSLDGVLLAQNISQFAHKPFIVFITAWKEHAVEAFELEAFDYILKPYQESRIVGMLQKLESAWQQQQLQPGTAPANPVTRENDTINLVKDERIIVTPINDIYYAEAHEKMTFVYTRRESYVMPMNITEFCSKLPASHFFRCHRSFCVNLNKIREIEPWFNNTYILRLKDLEFEVPVSRSKVKEFRQLMHL, encoded by the coding sequence GTGAAAGTCATCATTGTTGAAGATGAGTTCCTTGCCCAGCAAGAGTTAAGCTGGCTGATAAAAGAACACAGCCAGATGGAGATTGTCGGTACGTTTGACGATGGTCTGGATGTTCTGAAGTTTCTTCAGCATAACCGCGTCGATGCCATCTTTCTGGATATTAATATTCCGTCACTGGATGGCGTCCTGTTGGCGCAAAACATCAGTCAGTTCGCCCATAAACCGTTTATCGTGTTTATCACCGCGTGGAAGGAGCATGCGGTGGAAGCGTTCGAACTGGAAGCATTTGACTACATTCTGAAACCCTATCAGGAGTCACGTATTGTCGGCATGCTGCAAAAACTGGAATCAGCCTGGCAACAACAGCAACTGCAGCCCGGAACTGCGCCCGCTAATCCCGTAACGCGCGAGAATGACACCATCAACTTAGTCAAAGATGAGCGGATCATCGTCACGCCGATCAACGATATTTATTACGCTGAAGCCCATGAAAAGATGACCTTTGTTTATACACGGCGGGAATCGTATGTCATGCCAATGAATATCACCGAATTTTGCAGCAAACTTCCGGCGTCGCATTTCTTCCGCTGCCACCGCTCATTTTGCGTGAATCTGAATAAAATTCGCGAGATTGAGCCCTGGTTTAATAACACCTACATTCTGCGGCTCAAAGATCTGGAATTTGAAGTGCCGGTGAGTCGGAGCAAAGTGAAAGAGTTCAGGCAGTTAATGCATTTGTAG
- the ypdA gene encoding two-component system sensor histidine kinase YpdA gives MHEIFNMLLAVFDRAALMLFCLFFLIRIRLFRELLHKSAHSPKELLAVTAIFSMFALFSTWSGVPVEGSLVNVRIIAVMSGGILFGPWVGIITGVIAGIHRYLIDIGGVTAIPCFITSILAGCIAGWINRKIPKAQHWRAGILGGVLCETLTMILVIVWAPTTELGLDIVSKIGIPMILGSVCIGFIVLLVQSVEGEKEASAARQAKLALDIANKTLPLFRHVNSESLRQVCEIIRHDIHADAVAITNTQHVLAYVGVGEINYRENDDFVSPTTQQAINHGEIIIKNNDEAHRTPEIHSMLVIPLWEKGIVTGTLKIYYCHAHQITSSLQEMAVGLSQIISTQLEVSRAEQLREMANKAELRALQSKINPHFLFNALNAISSSIRLNPDTARQLIFNLSRYLRYNIELKDDEQIDIKKELYQIKDYIAIEQARFGDKLTVIYDIDEEVSCYIPSLLIQPLVENAIVHGIQPCKGKGVVTISVAECGNRVRIAVRDTGHGIDPIVIERVESNEMPGNKIGLLNVHHRVKLLYGEGLHIRRLEPGTEIAFYVPNQHSPAAAPATLLL, from the coding sequence GTGCACGAAATATTCAACATGCTGCTGGCGGTATTCGATCGGGCAGCGCTGATGCTGTTCTGTCTTTTTTTCCTCATTCGTATCCGTCTGTTCCGCGAACTGTTGCACAAGTCAGCACACTCCCCAAAAGAGTTGCTCGCCGTCACCGCCATCTTTTCCATGTTTGCGCTGTTCAGCACCTGGTCAGGCGTTCCCGTAGAAGGTTCGTTGGTCAATGTGCGCATTATCGCCGTGATGTCAGGCGGCATTCTGTTTGGCCCGTGGGTAGGCATCATTACGGGAGTGATCGCAGGCATCCATCGCTATCTTATTGATATCGGAGGCGTCACCGCCATACCGTGTTTTATCACCAGCATTCTGGCAGGCTGCATCGCAGGATGGATTAATCGTAAGATCCCCAAAGCACAACACTGGCGGGCGGGTATTTTAGGCGGCGTGTTATGTGAAACGCTGACCATGATCCTGGTGATTGTGTGGGCGCCAACCACCGAACTGGGTCTGGATATTGTGTCGAAAATCGGTATTCCTATGATTCTCGGCAGCGTGTGCATCGGCTTTATTGTGCTGTTGGTACAGAGCGTTGAAGGGGAAAAGGAAGCCAGTGCAGCGCGACAAGCCAAGCTGGCGCTGGATATTGCCAATAAAACACTGCCGCTTTTTCGTCATGTCAACAGCGAGTCTTTACGTCAGGTGTGTGAAATCATTCGCCATGATATTCACGCCGATGCGGTCGCCATCACCAATACGCAGCATGTGCTTGCCTATGTTGGTGTTGGGGAAATCAACTATCGCGAGAACGATGATTTTGTCAGCCCTACCACTCAGCAGGCGATAAATCACGGCGAAATCATTATAAAAAACAATGATGAGGCTCATCGAACGCCAGAGATACACTCCATGCTGGTGATCCCGTTGTGGGAGAAAGGCATCGTCACCGGTACGCTTAAAATTTATTACTGTCACGCTCACCAGATCACCTCCTCATTACAGGAGATGGCGGTTGGCCTGTCGCAAATCATCTCGACACAACTGGAAGTCTCCCGCGCTGAACAATTACGTGAAATGGCAAATAAGGCAGAACTGCGGGCGTTACAGAGCAAAATAAATCCTCATTTCCTGTTTAACGCGCTGAACGCAATTTCATCCTCAATCCGCTTAAACCCGGACACCGCTCGCCAGCTCATTTTTAATTTATCGCGCTACCTGCGCTATAACATTGAATTGAAAGATGATGAGCAGATCGATATCAAGAAAGAGCTGTATCAAATTAAAGATTACATTGCCATTGAGCAGGCCCGTTTTGGCGACAAGTTGACGGTTATTTATGATATCGATGAAGAGGTGAGCTGCTATATTCCCAGCCTGCTTATTCAACCGCTGGTAGAGAACGCTATCGTCCACGGTATCCAGCCTTGCAAAGGGAAAGGCGTGGTCACCATCAGCGTCGCCGAATGCGGTAATCGAGTACGGATTGCCGTCAGAGATACCGGCCACGGAATTGATCCCATAGTGATCGAACGGGTGGAATCCAATGAAATGCCAGGGAATAAAATTGGTCTGCTCAATGTCCACCACCGCGTTAAGCTGTTATATGGCGAAGGGCTTCATATCCGTCGCCTGGAACCCGGTACAGAGATTGCGTTCTATGTGCCTAACCAGCACTCCCCTGCCGCCGCGCCGGCAACGTTATTGCTTTAA
- the alaC gene encoding alanine transaminase — MADSRPERRFTRIDRLPPYVFNITAELKMAARRRGEDIIDFSMGNPDGATPPHIVEKLCTVAQRPDTHGYSTSRGIPRLRRAISHWYQERYDVEIDPETEAIVTIGSKEGLAHLMLATLDHGDTVLVPNPSYPIHIYGAVIAGAQVRSVPLVEGIDFFTELERAIRESYPKPKMMILGFPSNPTAQCVELAFFEKVVALAKRYDVLVVHDLAYADIVYDGWKAPSIMQVPGARDVAVEFFTLSKSYNMAGWRIGFMVGNPTLVSALARIKSYHDYGTFTPLQVAAIAALEGDQQCVRDIAEQYKRRRDVLVKGLHEAGWMVEMPKASMYVWAKIPEQYAAMGSLEFARKLLKDAKVCVSPGIGFGDYGDTHVRFALIENRDRIRQAVRGIKAMFRADGVLPTGAKSTTESAE, encoded by the coding sequence ATGGCTGACTCTCGTCCTGAACGTCGCTTTACGCGTATTGATCGTCTCCCACCCTATGTTTTCAACATTACCGCTGAACTGAAAATGGCTGCGCGTCGGCGCGGCGAAGATATTATCGACTTCAGCATGGGGAACCCGGATGGCGCCACGCCTCCTCATATTGTCGAAAAACTTTGCACCGTGGCCCAGCGCCCGGATACCCACGGTTACTCGACGTCCCGCGGCATCCCGCGTTTACGTCGGGCGATTTCCCACTGGTATCAGGAACGCTACGATGTGGAGATTGATCCGGAAACCGAAGCCATTGTGACTATTGGTTCGAAAGAGGGGTTGGCGCACCTGATGCTGGCGACGCTCGATCATGGCGACACGGTACTGGTGCCGAATCCAAGCTATCCGATTCATATTTATGGCGCCGTCATTGCCGGGGCGCAGGTACGTTCTGTGCCGCTGGTGGAAGGCATTGACTTCTTTACTGAACTGGAACGTGCCATTCGTGAAAGCTACCCGAAACCGAAGATGATGATCCTCGGATTCCCCTCCAACCCCACCGCACAGTGCGTTGAATTAGCGTTTTTCGAGAAAGTGGTCGCGCTGGCAAAACGCTATGATGTGCTGGTGGTTCACGACCTGGCCTATGCCGATATTGTTTACGACGGCTGGAAAGCGCCGTCGATCATGCAGGTGCCAGGGGCGCGTGATGTGGCCGTTGAATTTTTTACCCTGTCGAAAAGCTACAATATGGCAGGCTGGCGCATTGGCTTTATGGTCGGAAACCCTACGCTGGTCAGCGCTCTGGCGCGAATTAAGAGCTATCACGACTACGGTACGTTTACGCCGTTACAGGTCGCGGCGATTGCGGCGCTGGAGGGCGATCAGCAGTGCGTTCGCGATATTGCTGAGCAGTATAAGCGTCGCCGCGATGTGTTGGTGAAAGGGTTACATGAAGCGGGGTGGATGGTTGAGATGCCGAAAGCATCCATGTACGTTTGGGCAAAAATTCCCGAACAGTATGCCGCAATGGGCTCGCTGGAATTTGCCAGAAAGTTGCTGAAGGATGCCAAAGTCTGTGTCTCGCCGGGAATTGGTTTTGGTGATTACGGGGATACTCATGTGCGTTTTGCGCTGATTGAAAACCGCGACCGTATTCGTCAGGCGGTCAGAGGCATCAAAGCCATGTTCCGTGCTGATGGCGTATTGCCAACGGGTGCGAAATCCACAACGGAAAGCGCAGAGTAG
- the ypdK gene encoding membrane protein YpdK, translating into MKYFFMGISFMVIVWAGTFALMI; encoded by the coding sequence GTGAAATATTTCTTTATGGGCATTTCATTTATGGTCATCGTATGGGCCGGTACTTTTGCCCTGATGATCTAA
- the lpxP gene encoding kdo(2)-lipid IV(A) palmitoleoyltransferase — MFPTSKFSRAFLHPRYWLTWFGVGVLWLLVQLPYPVLCFLGTRTGKLARPFLKRRESIARKNLELCFPKLSPEERETMIAENFHSLGMALLETGMAWFWPDKRVRKWFDVEGMDNLLRAQAQNRGVMVVGVHFMSLELGGRVMGLCQPMMATYRPHNNPLMEWVQTRGRMRSNKAMIGRNNLRGIVSALKKGEAVWFAPDQDYGRKGSSFAPFFAVKNVATTNGTYVLSRLSGAAMLTVTMVRKTDNSGYRLFISPEMEGYPSEESQAAAYMNKIIEREIMRAPEQYLWIHRRFKTRPQGEASLYI, encoded by the coding sequence ATGTTCCCAACAAGCAAATTTTCACGCGCATTCCTGCATCCGCGCTACTGGCTCACCTGGTTTGGTGTCGGTGTGCTCTGGTTGCTGGTGCAATTGCCTTATCCCGTTTTATGCTTTTTGGGGACCCGAACCGGCAAACTGGCGCGCCCTTTTTTAAAACGTCGCGAATCTATCGCCCGTAAAAATCTTGAACTCTGCTTCCCAAAATTATCGCCGGAAGAGAGAGAAACCATGATTGCAGAGAACTTTCATTCTCTCGGCATGGCATTGCTCGAAACGGGCATGGCCTGGTTCTGGCCTGACAAACGCGTGCGCAAATGGTTTGATGTCGAAGGCATGGATAACCTGCTGCGCGCCCAGGCGCAAAACCGGGGCGTTATGGTGGTCGGTGTTCACTTTATGTCTCTGGAGTTGGGCGGTCGCGTAATGGGACTTTGCCAGCCGATGATGGCAACCTACCGTCCGCATAATAACCCGTTAATGGAATGGGTTCAGACGCGCGGACGTATGCGCTCTAATAAAGCGATGATCGGCAGAAACAATCTTCGCGGCATCGTCAGCGCGCTGAAAAAAGGTGAGGCCGTATGGTTTGCTCCCGACCAGGACTACGGACGTAAAGGCAGCTCATTTGCACCCTTCTTTGCGGTCAAAAATGTTGCCACCACTAACGGGACGTATGTGCTTTCCCGCCTGTCTGGCGCTGCCATGCTGACCGTCACCATGGTGAGAAAAACCGATAACTCAGGATATCGTTTGTTTATCTCGCCTGAAATGGAAGGTTACCCGAGCGAAGAAAGCCAGGCTGCCGCCTACATGAACAAGATCATCGAAAGAGAGATTATGCGCGCGCCTGAACAATATCTCTGGATCCATCGTCGGTTCAAAACTCGCCCGCAGGGCGAAGCCTCCCTCTATATTTAA
- a CDS encoding DUF2545 family protein — protein sequence MIYLLMFLAIGIVAVSGYIGQVLGIVSGIFSFIGMITLAILIYYFTWWLTGGAEMVTGFFLFLSPACGLMIQLMVGYDRR from the coding sequence ATGATCTATTTATTGATGTTTCTTGCGATAGGTATTGTAGCCGTAAGCGGTTATATCGGTCAGGTTTTGGGGATCGTTTCAGGTATTTTTTCTTTTATCGGAATGATTACTCTTGCAATCTTAATATACTACTTCACCTGGTGGTTGACCGGGGGAGCAGAAATGGTTACCGGCTTTTTTCTTTTTCTTTCTCCGGCATGTGGGTTGATGATCCAATTAATGGTGGGTTACGACAGGCGATAA
- a CDS encoding sigma-70 family RNA polymerase sigma factor, translated as MDIDKEEIRTLFSRIMLQDREAFTTLYQRTSGYLYTRILLIVRDRAIAADLLQEGYIKIWHGKLRSPIDAPWAWLCQVMRNQAIDHIRQHGRRGETALLDQEHDLIAPPVQQEKERRLTDCLSQLEAEKRSAIVLAWYHGFSHPEIASHLSAPQGTIKSWIRRGLSELKQCLSQ; from the coding sequence GTGGACATTGATAAGGAAGAGATCCGCACACTTTTTTCGCGGATCATGCTGCAGGACAGAGAAGCCTTTACCACCCTTTATCAACGCACCAGCGGGTATTTATATACCCGCATTTTACTTATCGTGAGAGACAGGGCGATTGCTGCTGATTTGCTCCAGGAGGGCTATATAAAAATCTGGCACGGTAAACTCCGTTCACCGATTGACGCCCCCTGGGCATGGCTGTGCCAGGTCATGCGAAACCAGGCAATCGACCACATCCGACAGCACGGTAGACGCGGTGAAACAGCGCTGTTGGATCAGGAACACGACCTCATTGCGCCACCGGTGCAACAGGAGAAAGAGCGTCGGCTCACCGACTGCCTTTCCCAACTGGAAGCAGAGAAACGCAGCGCCATCGTCCTCGCCTGGTATCACGGTTTTTCACACCCCGAGATTGCCAGCCATCTCAGTGCGCCGCAGGGCACGATCAAATCCTGGATCCGCCGGGGTCTCAGTGAGTTAAAACAATGCCTCAGCCAATAA
- a CDS encoding substrate-binding domain-containing protein: MKYKHLILSLLLPSFTAFSASPLTDPAIQHQPQDGVIKVYGPGGPHSALQKAASAWSKQSGVNVAIIYGPESKWSKEAQHDADLIFGSSQQSMTAFLETYAFIQSKDVQPLYLQRSVLAVKPGNPKGIKGINDLLNKDVGIVVTEGAGVYNTSGTGVWEDIAGRTGQLADIKNIRSKIVAFEKGSGAAFKAFQQPQADAWITWSDWPLAHPDQATLVEIEPERRIYRDMNIAVAKNADPQTQDFVRYLSSPEASKIFAHEGWMQ; encoded by the coding sequence ATGAAATATAAGCACCTAATCCTTTCACTGTTGTTACCCAGTTTTACTGCTTTTTCTGCCTCACCGCTTACCGATCCTGCAATTCAGCACCAGCCTCAGGATGGCGTCATTAAGGTCTATGGACCTGGCGGTCCGCACTCTGCGCTGCAAAAAGCCGCCAGCGCCTGGTCGAAACAATCGGGCGTTAACGTTGCGATCATCTATGGACCGGAAAGTAAATGGAGCAAAGAGGCGCAGCACGATGCCGATCTCATTTTCGGCTCTTCCCAGCAGTCGATGACCGCTTTTCTGGAAACGTATGCCTTTATTCAAAGTAAGGATGTACAGCCCCTCTATTTACAGCGTTCGGTGCTTGCGGTGAAACCGGGAAATCCTAAAGGCATCAAGGGAATTAACGATCTACTGAACAAAGACGTCGGCATCGTAGTCACCGAAGGTGCAGGGGTTTACAACACCTCCGGAACCGGGGTCTGGGAGGATATCGCCGGACGTACCGGCCAGCTTGCCGATATCAAAAACATCCGCAGCAAAATTGTTGCGTTTGAAAAAGGTAGCGGCGCTGCATTTAAGGCATTTCAGCAACCCCAGGCCGATGCCTGGATCACGTGGAGCGACTGGCCTCTCGCACACCCCGATCAGGCCACGCTGGTCGAGATAGAACCCGAGCGGCGGATCTATCGGGATATGAATATCGCCGTCGCTAAAAATGCCGATCCGCAGACCCAGGATTTCGTCCGTTACCTGAGCTCCCCGGAGGCGAGCAAAATTTTTGCTCATGAAGGCTGGATGCAATAA